The genome window TGGAAGAGATCGAAGCTGCCCATCCTTGTGTGCAAATCGAGGTGCATTGTCTCTCGAGCGAGGAGATCTCTGCGAGAATTGCTTCTGGAGAGCTAGAGTTGGGGTTGGTTGCGAGCAAGGCCGCCGGACTTGGGCTAGATTCTTGCTCGCTTGGAAGATTAAACTATTTCCTGTGTTGTCATCCTGATCTGGTCGAAGGCTCGGATCCGGATGAAGCTGATGTTTTGAAATCTGGTAGGTTGATCCAGGTTGGGGGAGATTCGAGCTATTGTGAAGGATGGCTTGAATCGGAGATGACTGTTGGAACGTCGGCGCCGCACATCTTGAGTTGCAACAGTTTTTCCGAGGCTTCGGTACTGTTGATGCTGGTGAAGGGCGCCGCTTATCTACCGGGTGTCGCGTTGAGTGATCTGAAGGGGAGGTATTATCCCGAGCTATGCGAAGCTAAAGTCGTCGAACCTGAAGGTGTGCTGAGCGAGGGTGAGGAGGTTTCGCTTGTATGCCGTGCTGGCGATTGCACCGAGGTTGCCTCGGTTGCGGAGACTTTAAAGGAGCTCTGTGCAGTGTCTGTACAACAGCGGAAACCTGGCAGGCGCCGGCCCTCCAAGAATTTTGCAATAACGCTTTATGGTGGATCTCGAAATGAAGTTTATGTGTCAGACCATTTCGCCAATAAATTTTCTTGAGTGCTTGCTTGGAGGAGGCGTGAAATGAAAAGCCAAGCGATCCCGATGGCCCGCTTGGCTTTTGAATATATCCACAATTAAGATTAATATACGTTTAGAGGTTGATGGTCGTTTGCCGATGGCAGGTTTTTATATTTATTGAGTTTTTCGGCGAAATTTTCTCATGTTCGACGAAAGGACTCTATTCCCATTAGTCGCAGAATAGCGGCTCGTCGAAATGTCTATAGAATTCGCACCTATCTTCGCGGGTAAAGATATCGCGGAAATGCTTGACCTTGATCTCTTCAAGCACGATTTGGCCTTTAGGCCAACTCGTGGGAGCAATGCTCCAAAACTTTGCCTTATCGCTAGCGAATTCGTAGTAAGGATTTTCATTGTCGGTCGCTGGATAATAAAAATAGTCAGATCGCGTTTCTCTCAAGTGGACATACATATTGTAATCGTAGCCGTCAAAAATCGGGAGTTGAGCTTTAAACGTACGCCGAAGTCCATCTCTGATCCAAGGCCTACCTGTTTGCTTTAGGTAGTACCTTCGAAAGCGCGCCAACGCGTTTTTTAGGTTCGTTTCCGGTGAGCGTGCCGCTTCTGCGTCGTCGCGGGGAAACGGAATCATTGGATATAGCTCAATAGGGTAAGTACTAGCGAAACGCTTGTACGGCCCGGTGATGGGGTAGTGTCGCTCTTTCCCTGTTTTGGCTACGGAAGCGGGAATTTTCAGATGGGTTCCGGTCAGGATGTCAGCTCCGTTCTCCTTGATATAACGAGAGAGGCGTAGGATTTCACCCGCGGGATCGGGATGAACGTACTGAAACAGAACAAGACTGGAGTACGTAACAAGTGAGCTATTTTCGAACAATTCCGCGAGTCTCATTAACTCTACTGCCTCTTCTGACGTGAGTATGTTCAGAACCTTGTAGGTGTTGTTTACGATGTCCCGACCGCGAGTGTCGAGCTGGTCGACTGCCGGGGCGAATGTAGTCATATTGTGGTTTTTCATTTTAATTCTTATTCTTATGTTTGGTTAAAACGGAAATTTTGTTTCTTGTTTTTCGGGTGGCGTTTCTTGGCTGGAGGCCATTCATTATTGGCTTCCTTGATCCTCGGAATCGATCTCCGCCAGAATGCAAGCGATCATCAGCATCTTGTGCTTGTGCCGCGAGAGACCTGCCAAAAGTACCTTTCGGAGGTTTCGCGGAAACTCTCGACAGGTGCCGTCCGCTAACATTTTGAGCTGCTCGCAGAGCGAAAGGGCATGGTTGCCGCAAGTAGCGAGGCCGGAGGTCGAGACCAGCTCTTTTGAAGGTTTGGGTAGCTCGAAGTAAAACCCCATCAAATCCTCTCCGGAGATGTCGAGGCTAGCGGCGACCTCAAGATTGGGCTCCACCTGATAGAGATGAGATATCCCAGCGAGCTGCTCAAGGGAGTACCTCACCTTGGTACGGGCTAGCTTTTCCGGAGCTAGTTTGGGATCGACTTTGTCGATGCTGTTTAGAGTTGGCCGAGACAAGCCAAGTAGCTTGCTCGCGTCTGTACGTGTATATTTTGATACGTTCACGTATCCTTGTTATGCCGCACTTCCCTGATGCAGCAAAAACGAGGGATCTGCCGAGGATTATAGGGCGGTATCGCGTTTTGTCCCTAGGTTTGAGGGTAACCTTTTTTGTATGGACTAAATGGTTTGGTCACCAAATGGATCTCATGTGTTTTACGAAAAATTTACAAAAATATGCAATTAAGGGAGATCTCTAGCTGAGTTTGGGCTTCAGATTGGGATCAATACATGGAGCGAAAAATCCTCTGGATTTCGATTCCAAGGATTTCCGAATCGCTGGGGCTCACCCCTTGAAATATCCCTGAGGATAATGGTTTTGGGAGGGATATTGAGCGTTGTTGAAGCAACCTTGTTGCGTGTAGACGCCAAGGCTTTGGCCACGATGCAGCACTATAAGGTGCGGTTTGTTTCGGGCTGAAACTTTTTTCAGAAATTCTGCCGCATCACTGGATTTCAAATCGAAACGCGGAATATCAGGACTCATCATGAAGATGAATCCCAACATTCCCAAACAATCCAATGCTAGCGCGGAATCTCGAATTCTTGAGACTCCCCTCAAACAGAATATCGGAGGTCTCTCGTTTAGGATCGACCAAAGAACCCACTACGGAAAAGGCGGAAAGCGAAAGCTCTCCTCGACTTTGTACGCTCGGTTTTCGTTTAGAGGAAAGCAACAGTGGGCTAACCTGAAAACTCGCGATCCGGAACTGGCTGTCGGTCGTGCCATTAAAAAGATCAGCGATTTGCGATCGGGCAAAAGCCCAGAGATAGATCCTGCTGGGGCGACGTTTTCGAAGGCAAGAGGCCAACCGCCAGTCGATGAATCGGAGGCCGCCCCTACGGCGGCTACAATCGGACAGTTCCTTGCTGCCTATGAGGCTCTCGGTACCGTGTCGCGCGGTACGGAGAGTGGCTACCGTAACAAGGTCTTGAGAATCGCAGCATGGATTGAGGGAATTGAAGTTCCAGTTGCAACTACAGGGCCTAAGCGTATGGCTTATGAGCAAGAGGCGGGAGCCGTAAGGCTTTCCGCGATTCAGGAACAAGACCTCATGGCGTGGCGGGAACGTCAAGTTGAGCTTTGCCGTCGCGACTCGAAGGATCGGCTGAGCCCACGTACAGCAAACGGCTCGATCGCTGCCTGGTGGGCTGTTTTTGGGAAATCGTCGCTCTGGAGCCAGTTTGGTTTGACTTGGTTCCCGGGCTTGGATCTGCGAAAGCTGCCAACGAAGAAAGTTAGATTCAGAGTCTTGGTACCTTTGCAGAAGCTCATCGATAAAGCCAACCTAGAGCTCAAGGAACTCGATCCGGATTGTTACGACTTGTTCCTGCTCGCTGTTGCTCTTGGACTCCGGCGCAAGGAGGCTGAAATGTTGTTGTGGTCGGCGTTTTGTTTCGATCGCGAAATTCTTGATCTCAAGGCGAGCACTCTTTATGGATACAAGACCTATGACTCGGAAGGGGAGGTCAAAATTTACAGTGACAAGGTTCTGGGGCACTTCCGTTCACGTTATGAAAATCGCACTAGCGATTTTGTCTTGAATTCGGATCGACCTACTGGCGAAGACAAAAACTACAGCTACTATCGCTGCGAACCCACGAGTGACCGCCTCGCAGCCTGGCTCCGCTCTCATGGCGTTGTATGTGCAAAGCCGATACAATACCTGAGAGGGGCAGGCGGAAATCAAGTTCGTATCGACAACGACATTTTCGCGGCTAAGTGCTTCTTGCGGCACTCGCAGATTCAAACGACCATCGAGTTTTACTCGGAAGTCGACACGAGCTATAGCACTACGCTGAGCTTCTAGGATCTTTCGGCAAGCCGAGCTGACCATAACCCCAGTCTTGCGTTGCTTACGCGCGCGAGGCTGGGGATTTTTGTTGTTTGGCCACTCGGTTTATTTACGTGGTGACCGTCTGGAACCGGCTAGCCGTCGCTTTCGGGGTACCGCTGGCTTAGGGCTGGTGGCAGTCGAATTTAGAACTCCTGGAGTTGAGGCTCGGGTCTAGTCGACGCGATTGGGGATTAGCTGAACCGGCTGGGAATTTTTCCGGAAAGCTCGAGCCGTATTTCTTGTCGAATTCTCCTTGCCGCCAGCCTTTCGAAGAGGCAGCTTTTCCGTCGAAAGGCGAATCTAGTACAGAACTAGTACAGAATCGGAAAACGCTTTACATGCGGTTTTGGCGTCTCTTGTAAGTCGTTAATGATTAACGACTTATTGGTAGGCCCGCTCGGACTCGAACCGAGGACCAATGGATTATGAGTCCACTGCTCTAACCAACTGAGCTACAGGCCCACTCTTGAAGTGGTGGTTGCCGTGTTTGCTTGTTCGTGGTTCCTTTGTCAATCTCGAGCAGTGGACGGATCCACTGTGTAATTGCCTTCGGCAATGAGATGTCGGCTGACGCCTCGGAACTAACCAACTGAGCTACAGGCCCACTGCTTTGTGGTTTCGGTGTTTTGCTTCTTGGGATGTCGCTTGTCAACCCCGAGCAATTCGAAGGGGAGCGTTTGTTGCAAGTTCTGCTTCTCTGCTTGGTGTTTCTTGCGTGCAGGGTAGGCTCTTTTCTTCTGAAACGATCGCTTATGTCTGGTGAAACTGAGTTAGGGAAACTTTTGGTGACGCTGCAGCCTGTTTTGCTGCGGGAGGAGTTCGTGTTTTTGACTTTCGCGGATGGTTCCTATGGTGAACGATCCCATTTACGGCCGATCGTATCCGTCAGGGAATCGGAGGGCTTGAGCTTGGTGGTTCCGAGGGCGAGAGCCGATGAGGAGGGCTTGGCTTACGAGAGCGTTTTCAGGGCGATCACCTTAAACGTACATTCGAGTTTGCAGGCGGTTGGCTTGACAGCGGTGGTGGCTCGGGCCTTGGCGGATAGGGGGATCAGCGCCAATGTGGTGGCGGGTTTCTTTCACGATCATGTTTTCGTGCCGGTCGATAGGTCGGAAGAGGCGTTGGCCGCGATAGCCTCGCTTTCACGCTCGCGGTTGGGCTGAGTGTCCCCGCCAGGGGCCTGGATCTTGCAATGCGGACCGGGTGGCACCGGTCCTTCCGGGGCTTGCTCTTTCTATGCTGTTTTCAGCCGAGGTCCCGAGGGGCGGGCTGGATGGTGCTTTCAGCGTCTTGCCAATGAGTCTTCGCTCGCTAGGTCGGCCTTGAGGTTGGCCAGCTCGA of Pelagicoccus enzymogenes contains these proteins:
- a CDS encoding LysR family transcriptional regulator, which encodes MKMEKGILEQWGVSLAKLSALTRIVEFGSASAYSKARGVGEAQVSRQMRELATTLGQQLFVKRGRNKVPTAYATRVAAAFSRFAREVERAEELEREAGVVRIGVVESALRCLLAPHLEEIEAAHPCVQIEVHCLSSEEISARIASGELELGLVASKAAGLGLDSCSLGRLNYFLCCHPDLVEGSDPDEADVLKSGRLIQVGGDSSYCEGWLESEMTVGTSAPHILSCNSFSEASVLLMLVKGAAYLPGVALSDLKGRYYPELCEAKVVEPEGVLSEGEEVSLVCRAGDCTEVASVAETLKELCAVSVQQRKPGRRRPSKNFAITLYGGSRNEVYVSDHFANKFS
- a CDS encoding ACT domain-containing protein; amino-acid sequence: MSGETELGKLLVTLQPVLLREEFVFLTFADGSYGERSHLRPIVSVRESEGLSLVVPRARADEEGLAYESVFRAITLNVHSSLQAVGLTAVVARALADRGISANVVAGFFHDHVFVPVDRSEEALAAIASLSRSRLG